A window of Solanum stenotomum isolate F172 chromosome 3, ASM1918654v1, whole genome shotgun sequence contains these coding sequences:
- the LOC125858790 gene encoding uncharacterized protein LOC125858790, which yields MRIRKHAKIPLVNNCVCQLNQSPWDVITFPNEDPSLFQPPLPSSSNYQFVGSVDNGTFKDTDETSASVAEDVDVDVSFAAKIINQDKDDDIEMKELGLLMDKNNNGNKKQEKQHDVVVAKTRSLRRLSTRAKKSSYSSSNTNDFYYYSGFGPLWGKKRGASRKTIHPATSISGNNSTKSAEQCSSSQMDNEEINYVELEDEDDHHEEQNGKKKKKKKRSLEAY from the exons ATGAGAATTAGAAAACATGCGAAGATTCCTTTGGTGAATAACTGTGTTTGCCAACTCAACCAGTCGCCATGGGATGTCATCACTTTCCCCAATGAAGACCCATCACTTTTTCAGCCACCGCTGCCATCTTCTTCTAATTATCAg TTTGTTGGATCTGTTGATAATGGGACCTTCAAAGATACCGATGAAACTTCCGCGAG TGTTGCTGAGGACGTGGATGTCGATGTTTCTTTTGCTGCTAAGATAATTAACCAAGACAAGGATGATGATATAGAGATGAAGGAGCTAGGGTTATTAATggacaaaaataataatggtAACAAGAAACAAGAGAAGCAACATGATGTTGTAGTGGCGAAGACAAGAAGTTTGCGCCGTCTATCAACTCGTGCTAAAAAATCATCATATTCCTCTTCCAATACTAATGATTTCTACTATTATTCGGGTTTTGGTCCATTATGGGGCAAGAAAAGGGGTGCAAGCAGGAAGACTATTCATCCTGCAACAAGTATCTCTGGAAACAATTCAACCAAAAGTGCTGAGCAATGTTCGTCATCCCAAATGGATAATGAAGAAATTAACTATGTTGAACTTGAAGACGAGGATGATCATCATGAAGAACAAaatgggaagaagaagaagaagaagaagagatcaCTAGAAGCCTATTAA